Proteins from one Cryptomeria japonica chromosome 4, Sugi_1.0, whole genome shotgun sequence genomic window:
- the LOC131066791 gene encoding probable linoleate 9S-lipoxygenase 5, which produces MVDSIIDIAKFGVTPRKGIKLVFFTKLNLNTNRGLSPNININFAFPSHPSSYQPLCQYHDLFKGLFWHSNVLNSLPGERSFRMGYKIKGHIVLQKKNFLDFQDLPASIADDLSELVGKGVSIRLVGSNVDLKSGSGILGEPAFLKNWISIHGLLAGEKAYAIDFNWDSHFGNPVAILVKNSHHSEFYLKSLTLQHEGNSVHFECNSWVYPASKYTAERVFFSNQSYLPVHTPPVLVNLRKQELESLRGNGMGKREESDRIYDYDVYNDLGDPDKNEELSRPVLGGSQKLPYPRRCRTGRPHTKADPATEGRLPLLKFLDIYVPRDERFGQIKLSDFLAYGLKSIVQFLVPQVTSVFDSTPNEFDSFEDIMKLYSDGLKLPENHFLEAVKDFIPLELIKQFLKTEGGEVHKYPIPQVIVADQHAWRKDEEFAREMISGVNPECIELLKSFPPKSKLDPKEYGDQLSSITAADIEKNLDGFTVTQALQKNKLFILDYHDLLMPYLDRINGLETTKTYATRTILYLKEDGTLKPVAIELSLPRSVSKVFTPAEEGAQGALWQLAKAYVAVNDSGVHELITHWLRTHAATEPYIIAANRQLSAMHPVYRLLSPHFLDTMNINALARQILINAGGLLEQSVFSGKYSMELSAVVYKDWRFDQEGLPADLLKRGMAVKDDSMPHGLKLLIEDYPFAVDGLEIWSAIETWVGDYLSIYYNDELVKTDTELQAWWHEIRYVGHGDKKDESWWYKMETVAELQKTLTTIIWLASALHAATNFGQFAYSGYMPNRPAVSRRLIPQEGSQDFTELVNSPDTAFLKTVSNRYQATTGMSVIEILSRHSTDEVYLGQRSSQGWTNDERVLKQFQKFGSTLVDIEKKISERNEDTMLKNRRGPAQVAYTLLYPSTSDFSHGGGMTGRGIPNSVSI; this is translated from the exons ATGGTCGATAGCATTATTGACATCGCCAAATTTGGAGTGACCCCAAGAAAAGGGATTAAGTTGGTGTTCTTTACGAAACTCAATTTAAATACCAATCGTGGACTGAGTCCCAATATCAATATCAATTTCGCATTTCCTTCTCACCCATCTTCTTATCAACCGCTTTGCCAATACCATGATCTATTTAAAGGCCTGTTTTGGCATTCAAATGTACTAAACTCTTTACCAGGAGAAAGAAGTTTCAGGATGGGCTACAAGATAAAAGGACACATTGTTCTTCAGAAGAAGAACTTTCTTGATTTTCAAGATCTCCCAGCGAGCATTGCGGATGATCTTTCGGAGCTCGTCGGAAAAGGAGTGTCGATTAGGCTTGTGGGTTCTAATGTCGATCTAA AAAGTGGGTCTGGAATTCTGGGTGAGCCTGCATTTCTAAAGAATTGGATCTCTATTCATGGGCTTCTTGCTGGGGAGAAAGCCTATGCAATTGACTTCAATTGGGATTCTCACTTTGGAAATCCAGTAGCCATTTTGGTCAAGAATTCTCATCATAGTGAGTTCTATCTCAAGTCCTTGACTCTGCAACATGAAGGAAATTCTGTTCATTTTGAATGCAATTCATGGGTGTACCCTGCCTCTAAGTATACGGCTGAGAGAGTTTTCTTCTCAAACCAG AGTTATCTCCCCGTTCATACTCCCCCTGTTCTTGTCAACTTGAGGAAACAAGAACTAGAAAGCCTGAGAGGAAATGGGATGGGAAAGAGGGAGGAGTCGGACAGGATTTATGATTATGATGTTTATAATGATCTTGGAGACCCAGACAAAAATGAAGAACTAAGCCGTCCTGTATTGGGTGGTTCCCAAAAGCTTCCTTACCCTCGAAGGTGTAGAACTGGTCGTCCACATACTAAAGCAG ATCCGGCTACTGAAGGCAGACTGCCATTACTGAAGTTCTTAGACATTTATGTACCACGGGATGAACGTTTTGGGCAAATCAAATTGTCTGACTTTTTGGCTTATGGTCTGAAATCAATCGTTCAGTTTTTAGTGCCACAAGTGACATCTGTATTCGACTCCACCCCAAATGAGTTCGACTCCTTCGAAGACATCATGAAACTGTATAGTGATGGTTTGAAGTTGCCTGAGAATCATTTCCTTGAGGCCGTAAAGGATTTCATTCCACTAGAACTCATCAAGCAGTTTTTAAAGACAGAAGGTGGAGAAGTACACAAGTATCCTATTCCACAAGTTATTGTTG CTGACCAACATGCatggaggaaagatgaggaatTTGCCCGTGAGATGATCTCTGGTGTGAATCCAGAGTGCATAGAACTTCTGAAA AGCTTTCCTCCCAAGAGCAAGTTAGATCCAAAAGAGTATGGTGACCAGCTAAGTTCTATCACTGCTGCAGATATTGAGAAAAACCTTGATGGCTTTACCGTGACTCAG GCTCTGCAGAAAAACAAGCTCTTCATTCTGGATTATCATGATCTATTGATGCCATATTTAGATAGAATAAATGGTCTGGAAACAACCAAGACATATGCAACTCGCACAATATTGTATCTCAAGGAAGATGGTACATTGAAACCAGTTGCAATAGAGCTTAGTCTGCCTCGAAGCGTTAGCAAAGTATTCACACCTGCAGAGGAAGGAGCACAAGGAGCCCTGTGGCAACTCGCTAAAGCTTATGTGGCCGTCAATGATTCTGGCGTTCATGAGCTGATAACTCACTG GCTGAGAACACACGCAGCCACAGAGCCCTATATAATTGCAGCAAACAGGCAGCTTAGTGCGATGCATCCAGTTTACAGGTTACTAAGCCCCCATTTCCTAGACACAATGAACATCAATGCTCTGGCTCGCCAAATCCTCATAAACGCTGGAGGACTACTTGAACAATCAGTCTTTTCTGGCAAGTATTCCATGGAATTGTCTGCTGTAGTTTACAAAGACTGGAGATTTGACCAGGAAGGGCTACCTGCAGATCTCCTTAAAAG GGGAATGGCAGTCAAGGATGATTCAATGCCCCATGGGCTGAAGCTCTTGATTGAAGATTATCCCTTCGCAGTGGATGGACTGGAGATCTGGTCTGCAATAGAAACTTGGGTTGGCGACTATCTGTCAATCTATTACAACGATGAATTGGTGAAGACTGATACAGAACTTCAGGCATGGTGGCATGAGATCCGATATGTTGGACATGGAGACAAAAAGGATGAATCTTGGTGGTATAAGATGGAAACAGTTGCAGAGCTTCAGAAAACATTAACAACCATCATCTGGTTGGCCTCTGCCCTTCACGCTGCTACCAATTTCGGGCAGTTTGCCTACTCTGGGTACATGCCCAACAGGCCTGCTGTGAGCAGAAGGCTAATTCCCCAGGAAGGATCTCAAGATTTCACAGAGCTTGTGAACAGCCCAGACACAGCCTTTCTGAAAACAGTTTCAAATCGGTATCAGGCCACCACGGGCATGTCTGTAATTGAGATCCTGTCAAGGCATTCCACAGATGAGGTGTACCTTGGGCAGAGATCTTCTCAAGGCTGGACAAATGATGAGCGTGTTTTGAAGCAATTTCAGAAGTTTGGATCCACACTGGTTGATATAGAGAAGAAAATAAGTGAAAGGAATGAGGACACCATGTTAAAAAACAGAAGAGGTCCAGCCCAAGTAGCATATACTCTGCTGTATCCCAGCACCTCTGATTTTAGCCATGGCGGAGGGATGACAGGAAGGGGAATTCCAAACAGTGTCTCTATATGA